The Zingiber officinale cultivar Zhangliang chromosome 9A, Zo_v1.1, whole genome shotgun sequence genome window below encodes:
- the LOC122019525 gene encoding uncharacterized protein LOC122019525: MEGRCGGKKGLSPLQKCTATIRQLAYGVSADHYDEYLRIAEITVIQCLFNFCRCVIEVFGAQYLRRPNAADNQHLLEMHEQRHGFPAMLGSLDWSHNDINVLNESSLFNDVLQGNAPEVNFTINNTQYTKGYYLTDEIYPEWATFVKSFPCPQDPKRKIFKERQEAARKDAERAFGVLQSRWAMIKGLGRFWYKDNLKDIMYTCIILHNMIIENERDAVVNWSDDEGDSQSQIFQGSTQEFQAYIRRNYELHDNQLHHQLRADLVEYIWARYNCNQ; the protein is encoded by the exons ATGGAAGGTCGATGCGGCGGGAAAAAAGGTTTGTCACCACTTCAGAAATGCACAGCGACTATTCGTCAATTGGCGTATGGAGTCTCTGCTGATCATTATGATGAGTATCTACGGATTGCTGAAATAACTGTCATCCAATGTTTATTCAACTTTTGTCGATGTGTAATTGAAGTGTTCGGGGCCCAATATTTAAGAAGACCTAATGCTGCTGATAATCAACACTTGCTTGAAATGCATGAGCAGAGGCATGGTTTCCCTGCCATGTTGGGCAGTCTTGATT GGTCACACAATGATATCAATGTGCTTAACGAATCGTCGTTATTCAACGACGTCTTACAAGGGAATGCACCCGAGGTTAATTTTACGATTAATAATACACAATATACAAAAGGATACTATCTAACCGATGAGATCTATCCAGAATGGGCTACTTTCGTCAAGAGCTTTCCATGTCCTCAGGATcccaagagaaaaatatttaaggaacGACAGGAGGCCGCGAGAAAGGATGCCGAGAGGGCATTTGGGGTGCTCCAATCACGATGGGCAATGATAAAAGGTCTAGGACGATTTTGGTACAAGGATaatttgaaggacatcatgtataCCTGTATTATTTTGCACAACATGATTATTGAGAATGAGAGAGATGCAGTAGTCAATTGGTCTGACGATGAAGGAGATTCTCAATCACAAATATTTCAAGGCTCCACTCAAGAATTCCAAGCATACATCCGCAGAAATTATGAGCTACATGATAATCAACTACATCATCAACTTCGAGCCGACTTAGTTGAGTATATCTGGGCACGCTATAATTGTAATCagtga